One window of Gottschalkia purinilytica genomic DNA carries:
- the mocA gene encoding molybdenum cofactor cytidylyltransferase: MISAIIMASGFSKRMGRDKLLLEIDGLPMIERVIQKVKNSNVQEIILVYRKELVKNIGEKYEIYTVYNPYAQLGQSEAMKIGIKNTNLNSKGYMFVVGDQPFISSNAINTLINEFIKNKEIVVPTYDEKRGSPVIFSSHYRDSLLMINGDIGGREVIDKNIDKVKFIEMDKSFFGEDIDTLQDYKRLTGMELINK; encoded by the coding sequence ATAATAATGGCTTCAGGGTTTTCAAAAAGAATGGGAAGAGACAAGCTGTTATTAGAAATAGACGGATTACCAATGATAGAAAGAGTTATACAAAAAGTAAAAAACTCCAATGTTCAAGAAATAATACTTGTATATAGAAAAGAACTGGTAAAGAATATAGGAGAAAAATATGAGATTTATACAGTTTATAATCCTTATGCTCAATTAGGTCAAAGTGAAGCTATGAAAATAGGAATAAAAAATACAAATTTGAACTCTAAAGGATACATGTTTGTAGTAGGAGATCAACCTTTTATAAGTTCAAATGCTATAAATACACTAATAAATGAATTTATAAAAAATAAAGAAATAGTAGTTCCGACTTATGATGAAAAAAGAGGAAGTCCTGTTATTTTTTCTTCTCACTATAGAGATAGTCTCTTAATGATAAATGGAGATATAGGGGGAAGAGAAGTTATAGATAAAAACATAGACAAAGTTAAGTTCATAGAAATGGATAAAAGCTTTTTCGGTGAAGATATTGATACTTTACAGGACTATAAACGATTAACAGGAATGGAGTTGATAAACAAATGA